A single region of the Gracilibacillus caseinilyticus genome encodes:
- a CDS encoding aldo/keto reductase family protein — protein sequence MQYRHLGNTGLKVSEISLGSWLTYGGYVAEQNAKASIDKAYELGINFFDTANVYMRGEAEKVVGKALRKYPRSSYVLATKVFGKMGNGPNDQGLSRKHIMEQCDASLGRLGLDYVDLYYCHRYHPVTPLEETLRALDDLIRQGKVLYIGVSEWTAEQMTEAIHLADRKLLDRIVVNQPNYSMFHRNIEQEIIPVSEKHGIGQVVFSPLAQGILTGKYKKGESIPSDSRAAQDNINLSRKLTDNNLERAEALKNVAANENLSLAQLAIAWILRQNNVSSALIGASRPEQIEENVQASGIELSQEALAKVEEILQ from the coding sequence ATGCAATATCGACATTTAGGCAATACTGGACTGAAGGTAAGTGAAATAAGTTTAGGCAGCTGGCTTACATATGGAGGCTATGTAGCAGAACAGAATGCAAAAGCATCTATCGATAAAGCATACGAACTTGGCATTAATTTCTTTGATACAGCGAATGTTTACATGCGAGGAGAAGCAGAAAAAGTCGTAGGTAAAGCATTGCGTAAATACCCGCGTAGTTCATATGTACTTGCAACTAAAGTGTTTGGAAAAATGGGAAATGGTCCTAATGATCAAGGTCTGTCACGCAAACATATTATGGAACAATGTGATGCCAGTCTTGGGCGATTAGGACTAGATTATGTCGACCTTTACTATTGCCATCGTTATCATCCAGTCACACCGCTTGAAGAAACATTACGAGCATTGGATGATTTGATACGCCAAGGAAAGGTACTGTATATTGGAGTCAGTGAATGGACTGCTGAGCAAATGACGGAAGCCATCCATTTAGCTGATAGGAAGCTTCTGGATCGCATTGTGGTGAACCAGCCAAATTACAGTATGTTCCACCGCAATATTGAGCAAGAAATTATTCCTGTAAGCGAAAAACACGGTATCGGCCAAGTCGTCTTCTCTCCTCTTGCACAAGGTATCTTAACCGGAAAATATAAAAAAGGAGAGTCCATCCCTTCGGATAGTCGAGCTGCGCAGGACAATATAAATCTATCCCGTAAGCTGACAGATAATAACCTAGAACGTGCAGAAGCATTAAAAAATGTGGCAGCCAATGAAAATCTATCACTGGCTCAATTAGCGATTGCATGGATTCTTCGCCAAAACAACGTATCCAGTGCATTAATTGGCGCTAGCAGACCAGAACAAATTGAAGAAAATGTTCAAGCGTCTGGTATCGAACTATCACAGGAAGCACTAGCAAAAGTGGAAGAAATCCTGCAATAG